From Chryseobacterium camelliae:
ATAGGTTAGCAGTAACCTTTTTGTTAGTTTATGAATAGAATATATGGAAAATGAAGAAACAATCTGCAGAGGAAGCTGTAGTGAAAACCTTTCTGCAGTTGAAGATGCCATTTATGTCATCGGCGGAAAATGGAAGCTGAAAATCATCATAGTATTACAGGAATTCGGGAATGTCCGTTTTAATGAACTGCAAAGGACCATCAGCGGAATTTCTGCAAGAGTCCTGTCCAACGAATTGAAAGATCTGGAACTGAACGGTTTTGTAAAACGGATCGTCCACAGTGAGCAGACGCCGGTTTTAGTGGAATACATTTCTACAGATTACAGCAAAACGCTGAAACCTGTTATCATGTCACTGTCGGAATGGGGAAAAAACCATAAACAGAATATTAAGGCAGATGCCTTTTAGGCTTTAATAAAGATAGTTTTGATACATGCAAAAGACTGCCATAGAGCAGTCTTTTATTGTATTACCTGGCTTAGTCTAATTGTGCATTACTTAGCTTTGGCGCTCATAAAAAAGCTCAGCTTACCTCCGTTCATGATATCAGCATGTCTGAGTGTGAAGTTTTTCACTTCCTTTCCATTCAGGAGGATTTTTTTTACATATACATTTTCCGGGCCCTGGCCTATAGCTTCGATGCTGAATGTTTTTCCGTTTTCTAAATTCAGAACGGCAGAATCAACAGCAGGGCTTCCGAGAGCATAATCCTCGGATCCCGGAGCGACAGGATAGAAGCCCAGTGAGCTTAGGATATACCACGCGCTCATCTGCCCTGTATCATCATTGCCTCCCAGCCCGTCGGGAGTTGCTTTATATTGCATGGTTAAAATTCGTCTCACCTGAGCCTGGGTTTTCCAGGGCTGCCCAGCCCAATTATAAAGGTAGGCAACATGATGGGCCGGTTCATTTCCATGGACATAACCACCAATGATCCCTTCGCGGGTAATATCTTCCGTATCAGCGAAAAATTCGTCCGGAAGGTGCATGGTAAACAGCTCGTCCAGTCTTGAAGTAAATTTTTTCTTTCCGCCCATAATTTTAATGAGTTCTTCCGGATTCTGAGGAACAAAAAAACTGTAATTCCAGGAGTTTCCTTCAATAAAACCCTGCCCGTGGGTACTCAGTGCATTGAAATCTGCCTTAAAGCTTCCATCCTGTAATCGAGGCCGCATAAAGCCTGTACTTTTGTCGAAGTTGTTTTTCCAGTTCTCTGATCTTCTGATAAACCGATTATAGACTTCATTTTCTCCTAAATACTTGGCCAGCTGCGCAATCGCCCAGTCATCATACGCGTATTCCAGGGTGTTGGACACTGAGGTTCCGTTTTTTTCGGCAGGAATATAGCCTTTGTCAATATAATATCCGATTCCTTCATAATCTCTCTTATCAGCGGTTTCTACACATGCTTTCAAAGCCTCATGCGGATCACCGGAATAATTGCCTTTAATGATAGCATCAGCCACTACGCTGACACTATGATAGCCGCTCATGCACCAGTTGTCATTGGCATAATGCGACCAGATCGGAAGCATCTTCATGGAAAACTGGCGGTAATGGGCCATCATAGACTGCACCATATCATTATTTCTTTTCGGCTGAATAATATTAAAGAACGGATGGAGGGCCCGGTAGGTGTCCCAGATAGAAAATGTAGTGTAATTCGTGAATGTGTCAGCCTTGTGAGTGTTCTGATCCAGACCTTTGTATTCACCGTTAACATCCATATATGTGGTAGGATTGATGAATGTATGATACATGGCTGTGTAAAAATTAATCTTGGTATCCTCGGAACCCCGGATAGCAATTTTGCCAAGCTCCTTATTCCATTGCTCCTGAGCCTGTTCTTTTATCTGGTCGAAAGAAAGGTTTCCGGTTTCCTTTTCTAGATTTTCCAGGGCGTTGGCCTGGCTGGCAGGCGAAATAGCAAGCCTGATTTCGATGGGCTCATTTTCAGAGGTCGTGAAATCAAAATACATCTTTACGTTTTTGCCGGCGATTTCCGGAAAGTTTCTGGTCTGGTCAAATTTCCTCCAGAATCCGTTGTATACCTGTTTTCCGTCGTAGTTTTTCTGTCCGTAGGATTTGAATGGCTTGGAAAATTTCATGGCAAAGTAAACCGTTCTTGTTCTTGCCCAGCCATTGGTCTGTCGGTATCCCGTTATGGTTGTATTGTTTTCCACCCGGGCGTATGTCCAGATGTTTTTTCCGTCATAGTTGTAAATTCCTGCCATCAGGTCAAAAATAATGTGGGCCTGATCAGATTTTGGGAAGGTATAACGGTGAACGCCGGTTCGTGTTGTTGCTGTAAGTTCGGCCAGGATACGGTCATCATCCAGCAGTACCCGGTAATAGCCTGCTTCTGCTTTTTCATTCTGATGCCAAAAACCTGCTCCGGTAGCCTTTTTCGGGATGGGATGCCGTTCCGGGGTTCAGCTGCAGCGGCCCCGTGGTTGGCATGATCAGGAAATCCCCGAGATCAGAATGGCCGGTTCCGCTGAAATGTGTGGCACTGAAGCCAACGATGGTCTTATCTTCATACCGGTATCCTGCACAGTATTTATATACGTCACCATTGTATTTTCCCTTGACCGCATATGACAAAGTATCGGTTTCCGGACTCAGCTGAACAGCCCCGAAAGGAACCGTGGCACCGGGATAGGTATGCCCCATTTTTTCAGTTCCGATTAGCGGATTGACATAGCGGACAGGCTTTTCAGATTGCTGGGCTTTATAATTTGAAATTAAATTTATAAAAATTAGAAAAAAATAAATTTTATGATTTCTCATTGGTGAATAAAATTTTTAAAGGCTAAAAATAGCTAAAAATAGTCAACAATGATGATTCCTGCGAAGGAAGAAAGTCGCACAAATACTTTTCAAACCTCCGCAGACAGGTAATTAATGGTGGGAAATAATAATTTTCTTACCGATTTCGGCCTCTCCCGCCTTCAGTTTTAAAATATAATTTCCTTCCGGAACCGCTGAAACATTGATCTCAAGCCGGTTGGAAACCAGTTTTTCAGTCTGCTGCAGCACAATCCTTCCGCTCATATCCAGGATCTGGTATTGCACACTATGCTGTTGTATTCTGTTTTCAAAATCTACGTAAATATACTGGCTTGCCGGAACCGGATATACCTTAATCCCCTGGTCAGAAATTACCTCTGATGTTCCCAGGTTGGTGCAGACTGTGCTTGCTTTCTGTGCTCCGGTAATCACATCCACTTTCTGGCTGCCGGTAACGTAATAATCGAGTTCGGAAGTAATCATCAGGCTGGTGGTTGCTCCCAGCCAGTCCTGCAGCAATGAAGCAAAAATCTGCCGGTAATCATACCTCCTCTGGTTCTGGTTGTAATAAAAGCTGGTCTGATTGGTGAATACAGGATGATCTCCCAAAATGCCGGCCGCTGCTGCATTACCAATGACAAAAAACGGGGCTAGGTCACCATGATCTGTGCCTGTACTTCCATTTTCACGTACCTGTCTTCCGAATTCGCTGAAAGTAACCGTCATAATCTTATCTGCAATGCCGAGCTGCTGGATGTCTGCCTGGAAGGCTGCAACGGAGCCTGCAATATCACCCAGGAGATTGGCATGCGTACCCAGATGGGGACTGCCTGACTGTACCTGATTCACGTGGGTATTCAATCCGCTGAGGTTGACCTGGAAAATTTTGGTTTTACTTCCCCCTTTAATCATTCGGGCAACGGTTTTAAGCTGTTTTCCTAATGAAGAGTTCGGATATGCTGTCGCGGAATTATTTCCGGCATTAAAGACCTGCATGACACGGTCATAATAAGAGTCCATACTGGCTGCAACGCCTTTCACATAGGCCAAAAGGTCATTATATTCTGAAGTGGCCAGCTTTAAGGTGCTGAAAATGCTGGACTGGAATCCGGTGAGGTTATACTCGATGTTTTTTTCGGTTGTATGCTCATAGAACAGGCATGGATTAAGGTTTCCCATCTGTATGGCGAGCGGATCCGGGTTCAGCGTGGTTGGGTTTCCTGCCAGGCCAGGATATAATGCCCCCAGAAACCTGCCGAATATTCCGTCCAGAAGATCAGAATTAACGGTTCCGTCTTTACCTGAAAACATAAGGTTTTCTGATCTGAAGTGTGAATAATTAGGGTTTGGGTAACCTACTCCGTTCATGAGCAGGAGTTTACCGGAATCATAAAGGCTTTTAAAGCCGGTCATCGAAGGGTTCAGACCAACGAGCTTGCCGGAAGCGACGGTGCTGTCCAGCGGAATATAGCTTCCGGTTCCTGTGCTGGCAATTTTAATATTTGGCCTCAGTGCGGCATACGTACTGTACTGGCTTATAGGAATCACGGTATTCAATCCGTCATTGGCACCGGCCAGCCTGAGGATAACCAAAGCCCTGTCATTAACGGTATCACAGCTGAGCTGCAGATCCAGAAACTGGTTCATAAATCTTGAAGGCATGCCGTTGAGGTAGAACGGAGCCCCTATACCTCCGAGAGAAACTAATTTTAAAAAATCTTTTCTGTTCATGGTCTTAGATTATTTGAAATTCAGGCGATTTAATCATAGCTTTTACCAGTCTGTCGATAGGGATTTTCACATTGTTGGCATTCCCCGTACTGATGTAGTTGTTCCATTCATTGAGCCAGTTGATGGTGCTGAGGTTATTCAGGAATACATTTTTGAAATAATTGTAACGGTCACCGGTAGGTACTTCCACAAACATCATCTGCAGAAATTCCGTAACCAGGGTATCTGTATCTCCCGGATTAGAAAAATAACCGCTGTCTTTTACAAACGGAGCGTTGTATAGTTTAAAGGTGAAACCGTTGTAAGTCAGCCCGTTGATCAGGTAGTCAATCGTATTGTTGTAGCGTATCCTGAGGGAAGAAGTGGTAATCCAGTTTTTGTCATAATTAGGGCTGCTTGAATATCCTGAGTAGCCGTTGACCGATTGCGGCCTGAAAACCGGCATTCCTGCATTGGAAGCATAATTGGTCACCACGCCCATCAGGCTGTGTATCGCGGAAGGGTTGGCAGTATATAACGGGATCTGAAGATTAAGCAGCGAGAACATATGAAGGTACAGCTCAACAGGATTTCTTATGATGTTTCCGATGGTCTGATCACCGGCCACACTGTCTTCTTCATCATAAAAATGTTTGCTTTTCAGAAGTGTGGTAATGGCAGGGATGATATTATAGTTGTCAGCTTTAAGCGCTGCTGCAAGTGGGACAATAATCCCTGTTTCTATAGCCGAAGTAATTTCCCTACCCACGAAATAGCGGTAGATCCTTCTGCAGTATGCTTTTGCCGTTTCATCTTTGTCAAAAATCATATTGATATAATTCTGAAGCTCTGCTTTGATTGTTGTTTCGGTAGTTCCCCCGGTAATAGACTGAGAACCGAATGCCGCAGAAAAAGTTTTGGTCCCTGTATCATGGGTATTCACCTTAACCTGCCCGGTGGGAATTTGGGTAACAGAATCTACAGAAGTAAGCCTTGCATTTTTGTCAAGATGTATGGATGAGGTCAGTGAAAAACCCGTCAACACCCTGGCTGCCTGTTGCACATCAGTTTCCGTATAGTTGGTATAGTTTCCTGTAGCGATCTGTGGGCCTTTTAAAATCGTAAAAAGTTCCAGGAATTCCCGTGCGTAATTTTGATTGGGGCTGGTATTCTGGTTAAGATTGTTATTGAGGTACAGTAGCATTCTTGGATTCTGGGTGACCCGAAAGGCAAGATCTTTGAGGCTCCCGTTGACGTGAAATCTTAAGAGCTCTTTATAATCAAAATTAGTCCAGAAGGAAGCATCATCGTCAGCAATAAAAAGAATGTGAAGGAAATAGGCAATTTTATACTGTGCCGAAGGATCTTTTACCGCACAATAGAGCCACCAGTAGAGATCATTCTTTACACTGTTGGCTGTATTCTGGCTGTCGGTAATCGTAGGATTGGCCGCTGTGGGCACAATGGTCTCACCGGCATTGTTGAGTGGTGAGGGTGGAACCGGATTGTTAAAAGTAAACAATTCTGTCAGCGCCTGTTGTGGCGTTTTCGCAGCGAAGTCCAGAATTTTGGCTTTCGTAATATTGTAGGTGGTGCGTCTCAGGAGATGATAGGCATTTGCAAATCCCAGCGCATTTGTTTTAGGCGTTAGACTAGGCATGGCAATGAGTATTTTTAAACAAATTTATGTTTTTAATGAATATGTGTTATTTTTTAATTAAAATTAATAAAATTTTAATATGTATAAGAGGATAAATATTCAAAATTTGATTTTAGTGGATGCTGGTGCGTCAATTTTGTGTGATTGATATATCAGGCATAGTTTTTCCCGCAGCAGAAACAAATAATTATACTACATTTACAGAACACATGATCGCTATATAAAGTTATATTCACATATCATCTAAACAATAAAGTTATGAATCTGTACACACAGCCTATGCTCCGCGAAGGAGCCCTTAAAGATAAAGTTGCTATAGTAACCGGCGGCGGAAGTGGTCTCGGAAAAGCCATGACCAAATATTTCCTGGAACTGGGTGCAAAAGTTGTTATTACCTCCAGAAACCTCGAAAAACTCCGGGTCACTGCCGCAGAACTTGAAGAACAGACCGGAGGAAATGTGCTTTGTGTGGCCTGTGACGTTAGAAACTGGGACGAGGTGGAAGTTATGAAGGAAGCGGCGCTGAAAGCATTCGGCAAAATTGATATCCTGCTGAACAATGCCGCAGGAAATTTTATTTCCCCTACGGAACGGCTTACACACTCTGCTTTCGACTCCATTCTCGATATTGTCCTTAAGGGTACTAAAAACTGCACACTTTCCATTGGAAAGCACTGGATCGATTCAAAAACGCAGGGAACAGTTCTTAATATTGTTACCACATATTCCTGGACAGGATCTGCTTATGTGGTACCTTCTGCCTGTGCTAAGGCAGGTGTACTGGCCATGACAAGATCTCTCGCAGTAGAATGGGCCAAATACGGCATCCGTTTCAATGCCATTGCGCCGGGACCGTTTCCTACCAAAGGAGCGTGGGACAGGCTGCTGCCGGGAGACCTTCAGGAAAAATTCGATATGAAGAAAAAAGTTCCTTTGAGAAGGGTAGGTGAGCACCAGGAACTGGCCAATCTTGCAGCATACCTGGTATCGGATTATTCTGCCTACATGAACGGCGAGGTAGTCACTATAGACGGAGGAGAGTGGCTTCAGGGAGCAGGGGAATTCAATATGCTGGAAGATGTTCCTCAGGAAATGTGGGATGCCCTGGAAGCAATGATCAAGGCCAAGAAATCAAACTGATTTTTATTTTAAAAGATAGCATCAGCCTACTGTAACAATCTGCGATACTCCACAACCTATTGCATAAGCTATAAAAATAATTTCAATGAATTTAAAATCCCGAATTCTCGTTCCTTCGCTTGCTGCTCTGTTCTTTACAGCAGCAAAAGCCCAGGAAGCTCCCAAATATGAGTACACAGAAGCATTCAAACCGTTTTTCTATCCTCAGACCGGTACGGAGACCCGTTCGGCAAGCGGACAGCCAGGACATGTCTATTGGCAGAATGCCGTAAACTACAACCTGGACATCTCCCTTAACGATGCCCAGGATGAACTTACAGGAACGGCAGAAATCATCTATACGAATAACAGCCCTGATAATCTGGGATTCCTTTGGCTGCAGCTGGATCAGAATCTGTTTAAAAAAGATTCCAGAGGAAATGCAATAGTGCCGTTATCAGGAAGCAGAAACGGTGCTCACGGAGAAGATTTTGACGGAGGTTACCGGATAAAATCCGTTAAGCTGGATGGTAAAGATGTACGTTATACTGTTTCCGATACCAGGATGCAGATCGATCTGCCGAAAGAATTAAAGTCCAGAGGCGGAGTGGCAAAAATAAAGATTGAATATTCATTCAAATCTCCAAAATACGGTTCCGACAGGATGGGAATCCAGGACACTAAAAACGGAAAAATCTTTACCATAGCCCAATGGTATCCGAGAATGTGCGTATATGATGATGTGCTGGGCTGGAATACCATGCCTTATCTGGGGGCCTCTGAATTCTATCTGGAATACGGAGATATTACGGCGAACATCACCGTTCCTGCCAGCCATTATGTCGTTGCTTCCGGAGAGCTGCTCAATGCTAAAGAAGTCTATACTAAGGAACAGAATAACCGCTGGGAGCAGGCCAGGTACAGTGATAAGACGGTGATGATCCGCCCTGAATCTGAAATCGGAAAAACCCAGGCGGCCGGAACCAAAACCTGGAAGTTCAGAATAAACCAGGCCAGGGACTTCGCTTGGGCGTCTTCTGCAGCATTCATCCTGGATGCAGCAAGGATCAATCTTCCCGGCGGAAAGAAATCGCTGGCGATCTCGGCTTATCCTGCTGAAAGTGCCGGTGAAAAAGCCTGGGGAAGGTCTACAGAGTATACCAAAGCGGCCATTGAACACTATTCTGCCAAATGGTACGGATACACGTATCCTGCGGCTACCAATGTTGCCGGAAATGAAGGAGGAATGGAATATCCGGGAATCGTATTCTGCCATATGGATTCCAAGGGTGAGGAACTTTGGGGCGTAACCGACCATGAGTTCGGGCACAACTGGTTCCCGATGATCGTGGGCTCAAACGAAAGATTGTTTGCCTGGATGGATGAGGGATTCAATACGTTCATCAATGAATTATCTACGGAAGCATTCAATAAAGGTGAATATTACCGGAAAAAGAATATTGCCCAGGCAGGAGGATATATCATGAACGATAATTTTGAGCCGATCATGGTAGGACCAGATAACATGAAGGAAAACAGCATCGGTGTTCTGGCTTACTTTAAGCCCGGAATGGGGTTGCAGATCCTCAGGGAAACGATCCTTGGCCCGGAGAAATTCGATAAGGCATTCAGGACGTACATTGACCGTTGGGCATTTAAACACCCTACGCCATGGGATTTTTTCCATACCATGGAAAATGTTTCCGGGGAGGAGCTGAACTGGTTCTGGAGAGGATGGTTTATGAACAAATGGAAAATAGACCAGGCCGTTAAAAATGTAAAATATGTAAACGGAGACTTCAAGAGCGGAGCACAGATCACAGTGGAAAACCTGGGTCAGCTGCCGATGCCAACAACTGTTCAGGTGAAGTTCAAAGACGGGACTACACAGATCGTGAAACTTCCTGTTGAAGTATGGAAACGCAACAGGGAATGGACCTTTAAAGTAGATTCTGCGAAAGAAATTGAGCAGGTGAAACTGGACCCGGAATCGGCCATTCCGGATACCAACAGCAAGAATAATGTATGGACATGGGATACTGCACAGACAAAGCCGGTAGAAAAAATTAATATAAAAGATTTTACCGGAACATTCGGCAGCAAGCAGGTTCCTGTAAAAATTACTTTTGCAGAGAAGAATAACCAGTTATATGCCCAGGCAACCGGGCAGCCGGAATTTCCACTGGAGTATACAGGAGATAATACCTTCACTTTCGAGCAGGCACAGATCTCGCTTAAGTTCAGCCAGGATAGGAAGACCATTACGTTCTCACAGGGCGGCAGGGATTTTACCTTTACCAAAGAATAAAAGTATCAAACCACCATTAATATCAGACTCCGGAAATACATTCCGGAGTTTTGTTTGTGAACATCTTTTAAAATGATACCTGGAAATTCTTAACTTCCTTTTTAAATAGAAACTTTATTTTTGTTTCAATTTTAAAAATCAAAAAAATGAATTTCAGATTTTCAGCAGTATGCCTGATGCTGGCAGCAATGATGTTTTCACAGGATCTCAAGGTGATGAGCTTCAATATCAGGCTGCAGGTAGATTCGGATAAGGAAAATGCATGGACGCAAAGAAAACAGGATGCCCTGGATTTGATCAGTTATTACCATCCGGATTATTTTGGAGTACAGGAAGCGCTTCCTGAGCAGATGAAGGATCTTAAAACCGGTCTGAAAAACTATGATTATGTAGGCGTAGGAAGGGATGACGGTAAGGAAAAGGGAGAATTTTCAGCCATCTTTTATGATACGGCAAGGTTACAGGTATTGAAGTCGGGAACCTTCTGGCTTTCTGAGACTCCTGAGAAACCTTCCAGAGGATGGGATGCTGCCCTTAACAGGATCTGCACCTATGCAGTTTTCAGGGATAAAAAATCGAAAAAGGAATTCTTGGCGATGAACCTTCACTTTGACCATATCGGAAATGTGGCACGGGTAAAATCTTCGGAACTGATTTTAAAAAAGATTGCAGAAATCAATCCTGGAAACCTCCCGGTAACCGTAAGCGGAGATTTTAACCTGACTGAAGATTCAGAACCCATCAAAATCATGTCCAAAAACCTTCAGGATACCTATTACCATTCCCAAACGAAACATTACGGTCCTAAAGGAACCTTTACCGGCTTCAACGTAAATGAAATTCCGAAAGAAAGAATTGACTATATTTTTGTAAAAGGATTTAAGATCAAATCCCACAGGCATATTAATGACAGAAGGGAAAACCTACTGTATCCGTCAGACCATTTCCCGGTAATGACAGAACTTTCTTTTTAAAAGGATTTACATTGGGAAGTCAACTTCAAATCCAATTCCTCTCAGGGATTGGATTTTGATTTCGGGATCATGCTGGAAATATTTCCTCAACCGGCTGATAAAGACATCGAGGCTCCTTCCTGTGAAATAGTCATTGATTTCCCATAAGCTGTCCAGGATATCATCTCTTTTTATGGTTTTATGATTATACCGCAACAGGTACAATAGCAGCTGCAATTCCCGGATCGTGAGACGGATGTTTTCAGACGGGTGCGAAAGCAGCAGTTTTTCTGTATCCAGATGATACTGTCCGATCCTGATCTGTGTTTTGGTATTGGGTAGTGTCCGTTTCAGAATATTCCTGATCCGCAGTACGAGCTCTTCCGGGTCGCAGGGTTTTGCGATATAATCATCGGCTCCTATTTTCAGTCCGGTGAGACGGTCAATTTTCTGGTTTTTGGCAGTTAAAAAGAGGATAGGAAATTTCGGATGGACTTTCAGAATTATTTTTGCTAGGGAAAAACCGTCCATATTCGGCATCATGATGTCCAGGATCCCGATCTGGTATGGAAACTGGTTTGTAATGGCTCCTGCAATATCTTCGGAAACCAGTCTGTAAAAAATGCAAAGAGCATTAAAAAAACAGATGAGCAGGACCGGTTGTAGGGGTTTGCTTATGCTTTTTCTTCCACAGAATATTATCATCAGTAACCCATGTTTTGATCTTACATTTTTCTTATTTTTGAAGTTAAAATTAAAATCAATATGAAGCGATTTCTATCCGGTTTACTGGTGGCTGTTTCATGGTACCACATCTCTGCTCAACAGCTGTACATGCCGCGAAATATTAAGAAGGCCTATGAAAACGGAACCCGCGATATATCCGGCGCTCCCGGAAAAAACTATTGGCAGAATAAAGGGGTATATAATGTTGAAGTCAAAGTGGATGCAGATTCTAAAACGGTTTCAGGAAAAGAAACCATAGCCTACAGCAATAACAGTCCTAATAACCTGAACGATCTTGCTATCCGGTTCGTCAATAACCTCCACAAGCCACAGGCTCCGAGATCAGGCTTCGTGTCCAAAGACTTTTTGTCTTCAGGCCTTCACATCAGATCACTGACGATCAACGGTGAAAAATATACGGTAAACAGTGATGAATGGGGTACGGTAGAAAAGGTG
This genomic window contains:
- a CDS encoding winged helix-turn-helix transcriptional regulator, whose amino-acid sequence is MENEETICRGSCSENLSAVEDAIYVIGGKWKLKIIIVLQEFGNVRFNELQRTISGISARVLSNELKDLELNGFVKRIVHSEQTPVLVEYISTDYSKTLKPVIMSLSEWGKNHKQNIKADAF
- a CDS encoding T9SS type A sorting domain-containing protein encodes the protein MNRKDFLKLVSLGGIGAPFYLNGMPSRFMNQFLDLQLSCDTVNDRALVILRLAGANDGLNTVIPISQYSTYAALRPNIKIASTGTGSYIPLDSTVASGKLVGLNPSMTGFKSLYDSGKLLLMNGVGYPNPNYSHFRSENLMFSGKDGTVNSDLLDGIFGRFLGALYPGLAGNPTTLNPDPLAIQMGNLNPCLFYEHTTEKNIEYNLTGFQSSIFSTLKLATSEYNDLLAYVKGVAASMDSYYDRVMQVFNAGNNSATAYPNSSLGKQLKTVARMIKGGSKTKIFQVNLSGLNTHVNQVQSGSPHLGTHANLLGDIAGSVAAFQADIQQLGIADKIMTVTFSEFGRQVRENGSTGTDHGDLAPFFVIGNAAAAGILGDHPVFTNQTSFYYNQNQRRYDYRQIFASLLQDWLGATTSLMITSELDYYVTGSQKVDVITGAQKASTVCTNLGTSEVISDQGIKVYPVPASQYIYVDFENRIQQHSVQYQILDMSGRIVLQQTEKLVSNRLEINVSAVPEGNYILKLKAGEAEIGKKIIISHH
- a CDS encoding DUF1800 family protein, giving the protein MPSLTPKTNALGFANAYHLLRRTTYNITKAKILDFAAKTPQQALTELFTFNNPVPPSPLNNAGETIVPTAANPTITDSQNTANSVKNDLYWWLYCAVKDPSAQYKIAYFLHILFIADDDASFWTNFDYKELLRFHVNGSLKDLAFRVTQNPRMLLYLNNNLNQNTSPNQNYAREFLELFTILKGPQIATGNYTNYTETDVQQAARVLTGFSLTSSIHLDKNARLTSVDSVTQIPTGQVKVNTHDTGTKTFSAAFGSQSITGGTTETTIKAELQNYINMIFDKDETAKAYCRRIYRYFVGREITSAIETGIIVPLAAALKADNYNIIPAITTLLKSKHFYDEEDSVAGDQTIGNIIRNPVELYLHMFSLLNLQIPLYTANPSAIHSLMGVVTNYASNAGMPVFRPQSVNGYSGYSSSPNYDKNWITTSSLRIRYNNTIDYLINGLTYNGFTFKLYNAPFVKDSGYFSNPGDTDTLVTEFLQMMFVEVPTGDRYNYFKNVFLNNLSTINWLNEWNNYISTGNANNVKIPIDRLVKAMIKSPEFQII
- a CDS encoding SDR family oxidoreductase: MNLYTQPMLREGALKDKVAIVTGGGSGLGKAMTKYFLELGAKVVITSRNLEKLRVTAAELEEQTGGNVLCVACDVRNWDEVEVMKEAALKAFGKIDILLNNAAGNFISPTERLTHSAFDSILDIVLKGTKNCTLSIGKHWIDSKTQGTVLNIVTTYSWTGSAYVVPSACAKAGVLAMTRSLAVEWAKYGIRFNAIAPGPFPTKGAWDRLLPGDLQEKFDMKKKVPLRRVGEHQELANLAAYLVSDYSAYMNGEVVTIDGGEWLQGAGEFNMLEDVPQEMWDALEAMIKAKKSN
- a CDS encoding M1 family metallopeptidase yields the protein MNLKSRILVPSLAALFFTAAKAQEAPKYEYTEAFKPFFYPQTGTETRSASGQPGHVYWQNAVNYNLDISLNDAQDELTGTAEIIYTNNSPDNLGFLWLQLDQNLFKKDSRGNAIVPLSGSRNGAHGEDFDGGYRIKSVKLDGKDVRYTVSDTRMQIDLPKELKSRGGVAKIKIEYSFKSPKYGSDRMGIQDTKNGKIFTIAQWYPRMCVYDDVLGWNTMPYLGASEFYLEYGDITANITVPASHYVVASGELLNAKEVYTKEQNNRWEQARYSDKTVMIRPESEIGKTQAAGTKTWKFRINQARDFAWASSAAFILDAARINLPGGKKSLAISAYPAESAGEKAWGRSTEYTKAAIEHYSAKWYGYTYPAATNVAGNEGGMEYPGIVFCHMDSKGEELWGVTDHEFGHNWFPMIVGSNERLFAWMDEGFNTFINELSTEAFNKGEYYRKKNIAQAGGYIMNDNFEPIMVGPDNMKENSIGVLAYFKPGMGLQILRETILGPEKFDKAFRTYIDRWAFKHPTPWDFFHTMENVSGEELNWFWRGWFMNKWKIDQAVKNVKYVNGDFKSGAQITVENLGQLPMPTTVQVKFKDGTTQIVKLPVEVWKRNREWTFKVDSAKEIEQVKLDPESAIPDTNSKNNVWTWDTAQTKPVEKINIKDFTGTFGSKQVPVKITFAEKNNQLYAQATGQPEFPLEYTGDNTFTFEQAQISLKFSQDRKTITFSQGGRDFTFTKE
- a CDS encoding endonuclease/exonuclease/phosphatase family protein: MNFRFSAVCLMLAAMMFSQDLKVMSFNIRLQVDSDKENAWTQRKQDALDLISYYHPDYFGVQEALPEQMKDLKTGLKNYDYVGVGRDDGKEKGEFSAIFYDTARLQVLKSGTFWLSETPEKPSRGWDAALNRICTYAVFRDKKSKKEFLAMNLHFDHIGNVARVKSSELILKKIAEINPGNLPVTVSGDFNLTEDSEPIKIMSKNLQDTYYHSQTKHYGPKGTFTGFNVNEIPKERIDYIFVKGFKIKSHRHINDRRENLLYPSDHFPVMTELSF
- a CDS encoding response regulator transcription factor, which produces MIIFCGRKSISKPLQPVLLICFFNALCIFYRLVSEDIAGAITNQFPYQIGILDIMMPNMDGFSLAKIILKVHPKFPILFLTAKNQKIDRLTGLKIGADDYIAKPCDPEELVLRIRNILKRTLPNTKTQIRIGQYHLDTEKLLLSHPSENIRLTIRELQLLLYLLRYNHKTIKRDDILDSLWEINDYFTGRSLDVFISRLRKYFQHDPEIKIQSLRGIGFEVDFPM